Within Hydractinia symbiolongicarpus strain clone_291-10 chromosome 11, HSymV2.1, whole genome shotgun sequence, the genomic segment ACACTGATCAATGTTCCAAAAAAGGTAATGTTTAACTTGATAATTTGCTACTTTTAAAAAAGCAGGCCAACTAAACATTATTTCAGAGTAAAAATaacgatttaaatttttaatcaagGACCACTTTCTGTTGATGCACACCAAAAAGAGTTAGAAATCTAGAATTAAATGTGGTACTATAGttcgctagctagctagctagctatccctTTCGTGGCAAATCCTTTGAATAAAATGAGAAATAACGTAGCTATTATTCAAACAGCAGTAAAATGAAGACAGAAAGAATTATCAGTCATTAGCGTGATGCAACTGTAGTTGAATTGATGGGTAGAGTGATGTCATATTACACAGGAAGCACAGTCTCAGGCATGTTGTTGTACTAGCCTGTTGATACACATTCTACGAAATAGCCTGGATTCTTTTTCCCGATTGATTAGCCCTCGGTCAATCTAGTTCCCAGGGATTTTTTCGCTTCAATGTTAAAGAGGCCAGAGCTCACGCGTATTCATATCCAATATCGAAAAGGAAGCTCTAGGGTGGCTACCCTTGGTAACAAACCCCTTTTTCCAATGTTGGTCATTAGATAACTTACTAATCATTGACAGGCTCATCCCCACGACggacaaaaatattattgttaCTTTTTTCAATACGAGGGTTCGGGTGCCAGGCCCAAAAAACAAAGTTGTTGTTCTCCCTTCACCTTGAAAAGAGTCAAAGCTTAttggcaaaacaaaaaaatatttgttaacaGGAGGGGTAAAGAAGTCAGTACAAGTTTTAAAAGCACACAGAAAAGCTAATATAAGTTTTCTCTCTCTAAGTTTTATGTGTTAAAGGGATGTCTGTCAGTTTCTTTGTTAGTTACGCATTCTTTAcagtttcaaattttttttttttcacgtttttgcttttatttagatttaaaaatcaatttttatcaTACGACGAACATTCATAAAAAGTAAGGGCTCTTTTTTCGTAAACCTAGTTTATTTCGCGACGCAAAAATATTGACAATACCGTAATATACCGATTAAACTCCCTGGGTGTTTAcactctttttttaataaacattgaTCTTTCCCACCAAACTTTTCtctaaagggggattttcacgaagcgaattgagcggCGACTGAGCATGTGCAGTTcgatgcaaaataaaaacaaacaaaactgcgcatgctcagatacaattcgctattgaattcgccgctcaattcacttcgtgaaaatcccccttaagtTCAGCTCCTTAGGAAAAAGCCACAAAAATGTTTAGTCATCATTGTTTACAGCAGGTAAATCTATAAGGTCTTTttcttcattcattcattcattcattcattcattcattcattcattcattcattcagtcaGTCATTCAGTCAGTCattcagtcagtcagtcagtcagtcagtcagtcagtcagtcagtcagtcagtcagtcagtcagtcagtcagtcagtcagtcagtcagtcagtcagtcagtcagtcagtcagtcagtcagtcagtcagtcagtcagtcagtcagtcagtcagtcagtcagtcagtcagtcagtcagtcagtcagtcagtcagtcagtcagtcagtcagtcagtcagtcagtcagtcagtcagtcagtcagtcagtcagtcagtcagtcagtcagtcagtcagtcagtcagtcagtcagtcagtcagtcagtcagtcagtcagtcagtcagtcagtcagtcagtcagtcagtcagtcagtcagtcagtcagtcagtcagtcagtcagtcagtcagtcagtcagtcagtcagtcagtcagtcagtcagtcagtcagtcagtcagtcagtcagtcagtcagtcagtcagtcagtcagtcagtcagtcagtcagtcagtcagtcagtcagtcagtcagtcagtcagtcagtcagtcagtcagtcagtcagtcagtcagtcagtcagtcagtcagtcagtcagtcagtcagtcagtcagtcagtcagtcagtcagtcagtcagtcagtcagtcagtcagtcagtcagtcagtcagtcagtcagtcagtcagtcagtcagtcagtcagtcagtcagtcagtcagtcagtcagtcagtcagtcagtcagtcagtcagtcagtcagtcagtcagtcagtcagtcagtcagtcagtcagtcagtcagtcagtcagtcagtcagtcagtcagtcagtcagtcagtcagtcagtcagtcagtcagtcagtcagtcagtcagtcagtcagtcagtcagtcagtcagtcagtcagtcagtcagtcagtcagtcagtcagtcagtcagtcagtcagtcagtcagtcagtcagtcagtcagtcagtcagtcagtcagtcagtcagtcagtcagtcagtcagtcagtcagtcagtcagtcagtcagtcagtcagtcagtcagtcagtcagtcagtcagtcagtcagtcagtcagtcagtcagtcagtcagtcagtcagtcagtcagtcagtcagtcagtcagtcagtcagtcagtcagtcagtcagtcagtcagtcagtcagtcagtcagtcagtcagtcagtcagtcagtcagtcagtcagtcagtcagtcagtcagtcagtcagtcagtcagtcagtcagtcagtcagtcagtcagtcagtcagtcagtcagtcagtcagtcagtcagtcagtcagtcagtcagtcagtcagtcagtcagtcagtcagtcagtcagtcagtcagtcagtcagtcagtcagtcagtcagtcagtcagtcagtcagtcagtcagtcagtcagtcagtcagtcagtcagtcagtcagtcagtcagtcagtcagtcagtcagtcagtcagtcagtcagtcagtcagtcagtcagtcagtcagtcagtcagtcagtcagtcagtcagtcagtcagtcagtcagtcagtcagtcagtcagtcagtcagtcagtcagtcagtcagtcagtcagtcagtcagtcagtcagtcagtcagtcagtcagtcagtcagtcagtcagtcagtcagtcagtcagtcagtcagtcagtcagtcagtcagtcagtcagtcagtcagtcagtcagtcagtcagtcagtcagtcagtcagtcagtcagtcagtcagtcagtcagtcagtcagtcagtcagtcagtcagtcagtcagtcagtcagtcagtcagtcagtcagtcagtcagtcagtcagtcagtcagtcagtcagtcagtcagtcagtcagtcagtcagtcagtcagtcagtcagtcagtcagtcagtcagtcagtcagtcagtcagtcagtcagtcagtcagtcagtcagtcagtcagtcagtcagtcagtcagtcagtcagtcagtcagtcagtcagtcagtcagtcagtcagtcagtcagtcagtcagtcagtcagtcagtcagtcagtcagtcagtcagtcagtcagtcagtcagtcagtcagtcagtcagtcagtcagtcagtcagtcagtcagtcagtcagtcagtcagtcagtcagtcagtcagtcagtcagtcagtcagtcagtcagtcagtcagtcagtcagtcagtcagtcagtcagtcagtcagtcagtcagtcagtcagtcagtcagtcagtcagtcagtcagtcagtcagtcagtcagtcagtcagtcagtcagtcagtcagtcagtcagtcagtcagtcagtcagtcagtcagtcagtcagtcagtcagtcagtcagtcagtcagtcagtcagtcagtcagtcagtcagtcagtcagtcagtcagtcagtcagtcagtcagtcagtcagtcagtcagtcagtcagtcagtcagtcagtcagtcagtcagtcagtcagtcagtcagtcagtcagtcagtcagtcagtcagtcagtcagtcagtcagtcagtcagtcagtcagtcagtcagtcagtcagtcagtcagtcagtcagtcagtcagtcagtcagtcagtcagtcagtcagtcagtcagtcagtcagtcagtcagtcagtcagtcagtcagtcagtcagtcagtcagtcagtcagtcagtcagtcagtcagtcagtcagtcagtcagtcagtcagtcagtcagtcagtcagtcagtcagtcagtcagtcagtcagtcagtcagtcagtcagtcagtcagtcagtcagtcagtcagtcagtcagtcagtcagtcagtcagtcagtcagtcagtcagtcagtcagtcagtcagtcagtcagtcacttttttttcaatcaaaaacaaaaacaaaaaagaacttttataaAAGTGTAAGAAAAACcattgttaaaaattaaataacagGGATTACAGtactacaataaagtgagagAGAATTCATCGGCATGACGATCAGTGGGATCAAATATCAAACCAGCAAAAAACAgcacaaaataagaaaacacAAACACCACACATCACAACAATATGTAATGGCCAGAACAACAAAGATAAATGCACAGTACTGACGATCGATATGCGATAACTTATCGGACAAACAAATGTCGGCcaaaagtgacgaaattttCTGAGAAAAGATATTACTACGCCTGAAAGTGGGTATTGCTGTAAGGTCTTGAAATGTATGTGCGGGAAAGAGTTAAGAAGAGTATTCAATGGCTGATGTTTTTCTAACCGTGTGTTTATCGgtgaacttaaaaaaaaagaaagtcatCAAATTTCAACCTCCGAAACGGTATTAGTAAATAAAGCCCTGGCACAGCACAAAAATGTTATACGTTCTGTAAAAAAGTTTTACTTTATTACAAATACAAGACAAGTTTTGAAATGAACCCacgtatttttgttgttgtattaaTGTGTGTTTTATAAAGCACATAATCCTAATATTGAAGTCTGAAACGgccttaaccctatttggtatggggggcataaagtgcccgcagcattttcaaagtctaataactttttaaatactggatgaaattacctgaaattttgtgacttttcctaacttttattggacACGGAAAATAAACTTTGTACTTTTTGACAGGTGGTCATATTAACTTTTTAATTGTGGCactaaaaataaatgctttctaaactaaccagttgtatgaatatgggattatgtatgtgatagtgaccaaaagtcatcatacaatattgacatgcatactgtgtaatttgcagaccggaatattggtaaattacagaccagaatgtttgtatttttctatttctctatttctacTGTCATATGATAACGTCATAGGTCATTTTGTCCCATGTCAATCCAAATTGTCTTTATTGAGTAGCTACTGACGTAAGTGCTAATagatataccaagttttattccatgacagCTACTACCACTAAGGTTctcaaataaagtttttttaaaaaaaattcttgaagatttgaattctgatcgatttccattttctccttagagaaatcctttgtttttataccacctgttaatgttgctaataatatcttaaattcttatattacttttttaatgactagcactgtaaatagtttttaaaaagataaaaaaaacaagaatttccaAGAAAGACATTATGTCGTCATCACTTCCTGTGATGACATGTTAacctaaatattttgtcactagttaagtcacaacatattgatgcttcttCGTGCCACGTTTtgtcacttaaaaccaaactgaacaaaagttacagcccgcgggcactttatgctccccccatacttacaagggtcaaaaaagcccataccaaatagggttaaaagagCGGAAACAAAAAAACGCCAGTCATATAGAGAAAAAGAACTTTTGCGAACTAggcattaaaaaacaacaacaaaataaatgtaTAACCTGATGCCAAGTAGTgatatacataaaaataaataaattataccAGCTtgcgtaaaaaaaatacaacaatggTTAAAGCATGTGTgttgcaacctcgttcccagggcttttgtctctcatcggcgctgcgcttattgatatctcgccgtccgatatgcaaaaagagacaacatgtcctgggatcgaggttgtgtGTGTTAAAAATTacataacattttaaaaaattattaaaaatgcaTGAAAGCCAAATTTACTTTGTGAAGCAAATTGTTTTTCCTTTGGATATCTTTTCCTCTTGCGAagtaaataaaaagaatttaCAATACTGCTTTTGGAATGTATTTATTGCTATAAAACGCTTCCACTCCTGTTGTAATAATTATTTAAACTAATGATATTTAATGATGTACATAATCTGTGTGGCATGCGAAAAAAAGGCTACAGATATATCGTTAGGTCTTtaaataaatgtatataaaggagACGACCATGCGAAAGGGCAGGTTTTGgcgactttttaaataaatttcaacATTTTTCAACCTCATTTTACCCTTTTGATGAATTAGCAGTCAGGGGTACGAGACCTTTTCTTGAACTCTCTCTTAAATGCAAAAAAGCGATTTTAACTCCGTTGACCTAGCTACACAAAAAGATAAACCTCAAATTGAACCTCGTTGTGTGATTTATTAATTGTAATTAATTTATCGAGCAAATTGCATTATCAGCCCCATAGGAAACTCTAcaccaaaaaacttttattgcaGCATTTCTgccattatgttttttattagtTATTATGCAGGATGTTTTTAGATACAAGGCTTAATGTGCTACTGTTGATAAACACTTCTGTCACTAGAAAGAGCATATGTGTGGTCCACGTAGTTCTTGTTGTGGTAAGTTATTAGTTTTGTATTTCAACTTATTTGTTTCCTTAATTTTCCAAGATGAGATGCTTAAACGCAATCATAatttacgttttgttgttgtttttgatacTTAAAATCCGGAGGTCAGTTTCTTTCGGCGAAatctttagtttttttaaactcCGAATTGCCAACAGTTTTCGCGCCTTTCCGCAAAACCTAGCTAGCTACGTCTTGTTAAATAGTTAAAACcctaaaagaagtttatgtgACACAAAATCTCTACATAGCATTCCCTGGCATCTGTTTGCTTGCCACAGATATGTAAGAATTAAAAGAGCTTACGACTCAAGCACACAAACCGTTTCAAGCAGCTAAAATACTTCCGTCTGTGAAGGAAAATGGTTTACGTCTAACATAGTTTTTATATGAAACAAGTCGgtggcctgtggaaaaatctacaggtttgcccgtccttttttatactgcattgcatGCGTCTCGTTACTTGCTTTACCATCTTGCGCTAGCCCACGGAAAAATCCTTGGGTTTACCTGTCCTTCGAATTTACCCAtcaaaacaaagtggataaaaatatatcgcatttgatattcatgtttccgtagcacgtttttttatttcagcggggttttcgcgcagagacagacaaaatacggctattattaaagagactagttggTGGCCCGTGAATAAAtacacgggtttgcccgtccttaaaatatcatttttcgTGTTTTCGTAACACGACTTATTTCTCGTGCACAAACTGAcacacagaatacggctattattaaagagattttgcTATTCAACACGAGGTTCAATATCAAAAAATAGAAGTAATGCGCGAAGACGTGACTAATTGTAAAACCTATAGCtggctattttttaaaattccccTTATATGTAGTAACATTGAAATGGGAAGcattttccaaattttattAATTGCTAAAAAAGTAATGTTTGGGTACATAGGAACAAAGTACATGTGTTACAGACAAAAAAATGTCCAGTGCAAATACCACACGTTGGAAACTGCTGCTAAATACGCATTAATAGAGAGCAGTCTtaatgtattgcttttaaggCGTTTGCGTAAATTACGTAAATACGTTAACCCTGTTCGACTAGGGTGAGTActgacaaaatttttttttcttaaaatgtgtTATCAACACTTCCAAACTCATACTTTATCCTTTTCATGCTTCAATTAACTGAATTGGGGATCTGAAACGTTTAAAAGCGTTTCTTTAATTCCAAAGTTTACGTTAAACCGTTTTGGCCTGTTTTTGTGTTTAGAAATGTATGATGGCGTAATATTTGCTTTGTTTTATCCCGAATGTCCTTCAATATGCTAACAAACGTTGAGACAAGTTTTGTGATAATTTGTCTGCTCCCTCTTCCCCCAGATTCGCAGAATCCCAATAAGCACGGCCTGTGAATTTGTGGTGTTATCAGCTGCCTCTTTTTCTTGGCGTTATTACTTCAAATACAAAAACGTTTCAAATAGCTGAAATTATTTATAGGTTTAATTCTTAAACAAGAAACTAATGTTGACGAAAATTTTGGATGACAAAGCTTAAGCTAATCAGGAATTCAGCAACGATTGCTGTATCTTTTGGCGTTTTCTTTCGTATCAAAAAAGGAAGAAGCTCTGCTTTTTAACGAGGTTCATAAACAAAAGTAGGAAGGAATTTAGCAAATATTTATAAATCTGGATGTGTCAACAACACTGCAAACTACAGAAAACATCACAGAATAACAAATCACCAAAAACTCTGATTCTTCGTCTCCAAAGCAAAACTTCTTGTTGCGTATCCaactttaaatatatttatttgatGTTACAGTTTTTATAGTGAATAAGCAAAAAATAAAGCGATAAAATGCCTGTGCCAATGACAAACTTTTCATTTGTTTACAGCCTTTTTGTAATTCAAAATTCGTGTTGTTTTTTAGATTCACTGTTACTTTTTGATATTATATTTGACATTCCCTGCTATTTCATCAACAGTTGTATTCACATCTTTATCTAAGAATAGTCACCTGTATTAAAGCATTAGAATAATAATTTTGTCaatatgttgttttgttgtCGTAACTACTATTAGAAGAATAAATTCCCACATTTTTACTATTCAAATTAATTTCCTTCCATTAAAAAATAAGTACTGCTACTGGCTATTCTTATTAACTgtaccattttaaaaatatttacaacttCGCCCAAATAATTCTTATGAAAACATTACTTAATTGAAACAAAGGTAAAGATTTAAACGAAAACGATACACCTATTTTTAGAAAATGACGTCATCGACCGGTCacgtaaaaaaatatcaatttttttcgcccaaatttttcttattggATTTCAATTTCATTTAATGCGACAACCATTTACGAAAAAGGTACTTCTGGGAAAATATCAAGAATAATGCACTTATGTGCGATAactcaaaaaaaaagttatagttGTTTCATGCaccctaaagtaaactttatttAGGGAAAGAGCAATAACACTTTTCCTCCCCCCTTCCCCAAGCTCAAAGTCAAAAGCCCATAGTTAATAGGATTAATCCATATTGGTTACAACAGCAATTTTGCACATTGGACAAACAGATTAAAGCTATTTTTATGGAGATGAATTATTGGCCAACTTAATTTCTAATTCGCCTCgctcaaccgaaaataaccttgtttattttcttatttttgcgacAGGGAAGACTCAAAGAACTTCGACTAGTAGTAGTAGTTAGTAGTAGTGTCATCTTAGTTAGGAACCGTGTGCTATCGGTAGTCATAACACAATATAATACATCTATATCTCCTACGAACGAAATTACAACCACTAATTTACATTCGAAACGTTACTGAAATCTTGGCTAAGCCGGATGCGAAAAACCCCATTCTATGGGGAAACACTTCAAGGTTAAGggtatcattaaaaaattacactgctattaacaacaacaatataaaACATTATAAACAACATTATAAACTAAATAAAACTGCTTATCTTATAGGTAATCAAACAGTTTTAACGTGTACGGTTCAAGAACTAATTGACATGTGAGCGCTTCCATGCCTTGTACGCCCTTTAAACACTTAAAAAACCACGTGGCCGGCCTTGGCCATACAtacgaaaataaattcaaatatcAAACAAATAATTGATTTAATTATGATATGTTAAAAATACAGTAAAATCCTCCTCAGCCTTcggtttctttttattttctttctttttacttCCCCCCCCCTGCAAGATGGGTATTCACCTTCCCATACTCTCGCATTTTTGTACTGGATTTGTAATCAGTATTTCCATAGTTAAGACCCATCTTCTTGTTGATAGTCAACTCCAACACTTCAGCTCCGAATCCTTTGTTCACGCCAATGTTTGTTTCATAATTCTCGAAACtaaaatcataaaatattttttatagcaaTAAGAATTGTATTGATTTGAAGTTAGAGACCAATTTGACACCTTTTAAGGTAGGGCGATGACAAACAGAATTTAGGCATATATAAATATGTACATACCAAAGGATGTAACTTTTACTAAAAAGTAATGTTTATAAAtacaaaggttttttaaaagtaaaaaaaataaaaaaataaaattcacctATCGACGTCATTAATGTAACCAACTGTCAAATCTTCAAAAGCTGGTATTTCACCAGGCCAGTTCTTTTCATGACTTATATCGTTTAATTTCACAGTAATTTTCCCAGCTGTGAGTCTCACAGACGCTGTGTTCCAACCTTCCATTAAAACATGGCCggcatgaattttttttatctttagacCTATTCAGAAAGTGAAATAATAGTATAAAAATAGTTAAACTAATCATTTTTCtaggaaatataaaataaataaatacaataaaaatacgTTATTTAAACAGTTGAAATATGCTTTAAATTTGGATTCAATTGCAACAGGTGAAGAAAGACTTGCATATAATCGAATTAACAACGCGTAACCACGCGAAAGTTATCTGACTTATAAACTTATTAATGATGTGTGGAGGTTATTGTGACCTTTAACCCCCCCTTGCTAAGTCATGATCtctaaaaattgacttttgtcTTTAATAAATAGGTTAAAAATTGTCTCTTTATTTAAGACTCACCCAACACGAAGAGTGTCATCCCTTAAAATCGCCAATGATATGTATATCGTATTGTCACCAAGTACCACCAATGTCGATTAACTAATTTCTGGCttgaaaacaatttaaatgaTAACGAATCCTCAACGTACAGCTCATCTGTACTTGGAACCAAATTTGAACCACCGCCAAAAAAGGGAGCattgtctaaaaaaatataacaaaaaatagaaaCTTTATGAACATTTTACAGAGAAGCTTAGTCATATTTAACAGTATATTAAGTTTAAATTACTAAACGTTATTTGTTTACAGCTACCTAATTAATTTGAACAGTGAAGTTAAATGTTGGCAAAACTTTTGCATAAGTTTCTTCCAAAATCTCCGTGCTTACCTGTAATTGCAATTGAATCAAATTTCATGGATTGTTGATACTTTCAAATAGATCGATATTACCAATTCCTCTTTGTGTCAAATCCAAAACAGTCGTTCTCATGTCATTTGTAATCCTATCAACATCCGTTAAAGAGATCCGCTTTTCATTATTACCGgttgataaaataataaaaggaaTTAGTGAAGTAGTGTCAAACTCCATTGACACCTCATAGTCCACATCACTTTCAGCTCCATTTTCAAAGTCTTTTTCCACACCAATGTCACAAGTCTCGATAAAAGACTTAGCTCTAATGACAACCGTATCTTTAGATCCTTCTCCGAGATCAATAGATATGTCTTGATCATTTTCTAAGTCGCTTTTTGAACCACAAACAAGTTTGACTTCATCATTTTGTGGAGAGCCAGCAGTAGTTGCTGTATTCATGTTTACTTCTATTATTCTTCCATCTGTGTAAGACACGGGTAGACTACTGAGCGAGACTCCTCTACCATTCACCTTTAGATGAAAAGTGGTTTTCAGATCTAATATCTTCATGATGAAGATTTGTTTTCTTGCTCCATCCTCATCATCTCCATAAAGCATTAGTACTTTGTCATTCTTCAACGCTAACTTGTTTCTGTATTCACCTGGTAAAGTCAATTCAACTTGAGGCTTGTCATCACTTTTATCGATAATGACATATTTTCTGATGTAACCGTCGTTATCAGATTCTCTGATTGTTAATGTGGAGCGGTTATAGCCACGATGATTATTTACAGCAAAATGTTCGACATTCTTATtatctttgtcaaaattttctCCTAAATCCAAGCTGATTAAATCGTCAAACGAACTTGAATCAAACAATTTAACTCCTTCTACATTTCCAACGTACCTTCTCATATGTTGCAAAGTATCTGACCAACTTATGGTTCCACGTCATTACGTATAAACATAGAGCATATTTTGCGATAATAATATCGATATCCCAGTTTCCCATCAGTTGCTCGATAATAAATTCCGTTGAAGTACAATTTTCCACTCTTGTCTAGTTTGTAAATCATTTTTGCTAGGTGGCCAATACTATGGGACATGCCTGCAAACGACAGAACCATAGCCAGTCCCAAGATCAGCCTCAAGCAACGCAGATGTACGATGCCCAAGATTTTGTGTGTCTCTTGCTTCTTTTGGAAACAAAAAGTGTGTAATTTCAAGAACTTTTCCTCCCCCAGTCaaaattttaatcttttttcctGACTGCAATTTGCGCATGTCGTTTAACATAACTACGTCATTTCCGTTTCGGTAAGCTGTAGGCGTCCTTGATGTTACTGACCTTACATCAAGCCCACGGTACTTTTCAGAAACTTCTTGAACGTAGTTAGTAAGGAAAGCACAATCAATCCTTTTTTATGTTCTTCTGTTCTGGTGTTCTTTAAGCCGACAAAATCGAAGCCAATTTTTTCCATGTAGATTAAactaaaaacacgatttttatctattttacaaCTGTAGGCACTTCTAGGTAATTTCTGTGTTGCATACTATAGAACACCATTTACATTTTCCTGTCCTTTGTAAGGTAGAAAATTAAGATACTGGTTATTTTTGTTATGAGCGCAGGGATTTCGAACTACATCTGAATCACAGTGATCAAACACTGGATTAAAGTCATCAAATTTCATATTGTTCAGATCCTTTTGGTATGAGTTTATTTCTATCACCCTATGTGGTCTGTTGGACAAGAGCAGCGGAATAACCATCAGCGGAAGTCTTCCAGCGGA encodes:
- the LOC130613761 gene encoding uncharacterized protein LOC130613761, which codes for MEGWNTASVRLTAGKITVKLNDISHEKNWPGEIPAFEDLTVGYINDVDSFENYETNIGVNKGFGAEVLELTINKKMGLNYGNTDYKSSTKMREYGKVNTHLAGGGK